ATTCCTTAGGTAACTTTGCGACCAGATTCTCTAACATTCTCTGCAATTCTTGGGTATAGGGCTTTAATCTTAGGGCTCTATCTTGGAAAGCCCTAATCTTTACTATACTCAAAGTTTCCATAGATCTAATTATATGGGTTATATTGTTTATGCTTTTAACTTTTCTTCTCAGTTGTTGAAGAGTTGGCATATTCTTTACTAAACTCCTGGAAACTATTATGTAACTCGTAAATTATCTGGTCATCTAATTCTAATTTCTGACGTAAAAGAGAAAGAAGAGAAGAATATTTTTTAGAAACATATTGAATATATTGATAAACAATATCCTTAACCTTTTCAACAGGATAGTTATCTAAAAACCCACCATTTACCAGGTAAAAAGTTATTATCTGCTCTTCAATAGGTTGTACATCATGAGGTGCCTGTTTTAATATCTCCTCTATCCTAAGTCCTCTTTCTACCTTTTTCTTCGTGTTTGCATCTAATTCTGTACCAAATTCTAAGAAGAGAGAAAATTCTCTATACTGCGCCAAACTCAATCTCAACATACCAGCAACCTGCCTTATTCCTTTTGGTTGAGCAGATCCTCCTACTCTGGATACCGAAAGCCCCACATTAATGGCTGGTCTAATTCCCGCATTAAAAAGAGAAGTATCCAAATAAATCTGACCATCAGTGATAGATATAAGGTTTGTAGGGATATAAGTAGATATTTCACCTGCTAAAGTTTCAGCAATAGGAAGAGCAGTTAAGGCTCCTCCTCCTTTTCTGGCATTTAGTTTTGCAGCTCTCTCTAAAAGATGAGCATGTAAATAAAAGATATCTCCAGGATATGCCTCTCTTCCTGGTACTCTTCTTAAAAGAAGGGCAATTTCTCTATAAGTATTTGCATGTTTTGTCAAATCATCATAAACCACTAAGACCTTTTCCCCTTGGTTCATGAAATACTCTCCCATAGCGCATCCAGCAAAGGGGGCAAGATATCTAATGGATGGGGATTGATCTGGAAATGTCGCAATAACAATAGTATTAGCTAAAGCCTTGTATTCCTTTAGCGTTTGTACAATACGAGCTATATTTGTTCTTTTCTGAGCTATAGCAACGTATATACAAATTGTTCCATATCTTCTTTGGTTTATTATTGTATCTATTGCAATTGTTGTTTTTCCAGTCTGTCTATCTCCCAATATTAATTCTCTTTGTCCATGTCCTATAGGAATCAAGGCATCTATAGCTCTAATTCCAGTATAAAGGGGTTCCTTAACTGGTTCCCTATCAAAGATACTTGGGGCAGGTCTATCAATAGGCATGAAAGCTTCAGGGTAGACAGGACCCAAATCATCCAAAGGATTACCTAAAGGATCAATAACTCTACCCAAGAAGCTACTTCCCACAGGAACCTGTACCATTTTACCAGTAGAATAGACTATATCTCCCTCTTTAACTGCCTCATCTTTCCCAAGAAGAATAACCCCAACAGAATCTTCAGAAAGATTTAAGACCATTCCAAGAACACCAGATGAAAAGGCTACAATTTCGCCAACAAAAGCATCATCAAGCAAAGAAACTTGAGCAACTCCATCTCCAACATATTTTACATATCCTATATTAGCAAGCCTTGGAGAAAACTCGTATTTTTCTATTTTACTCTCTATCTCTTTCCATGAGAGCCCTAAAATTGTTTCTCTCATATATTCTCCGTCTCCCTAATG
Above is a window of Dictyoglomus sp. NZ13-RE01 DNA encoding:
- a CDS encoding F0F1 ATP synthase subunit alpha, coding for MRETILGLSWKEIESKIEKYEFSPRLANIGYVKYVGDGVAQVSLLDDAFVGEIVAFSSGVLGMVLNLSEDSVGVILLGKDEAVKEGDIVYSTGKMVQVPVGSSFLGRVIDPLGNPLDDLGPVYPEAFMPIDRPAPSIFDREPVKEPLYTGIRAIDALIPIGHGQRELILGDRQTGKTTIAIDTIINQRRYGTICIYVAIAQKRTNIARIVQTLKEYKALANTIVIATFPDQSPSIRYLAPFAGCAMGEYFMNQGEKVLVVYDDLTKHANTYREIALLLRRVPGREAYPGDIFYLHAHLLERAAKLNARKGGGALTALPIAETLAGEISTYIPTNLISITDGQIYLDTSLFNAGIRPAINVGLSVSRVGGSAQPKGIRQVAGMLRLSLAQYREFSLFLEFGTELDANTKKKVERGLRIEEILKQAPHDVQPIEEQIITFYLVNGGFLDNYPVEKVKDIVYQYIQYVSKKYSSLLSLLRQKLELDDQIIYELHNSFQEFSKEYANSSTTEKKS